CATATGTCGTGCTGATCATAACAATAGTCTTATATGTATTCTGTACAACGAAATCGCAGCATAAATATATGTTTACCCAAAAGCCAAAACACAGTCTTTAAAGTGCTtctcttttagcaaaaaaaactttaaagtgCTTCTCAACTCGAAATTCGTTTAACGTGTGACTTCAGCTATCATTTGCATGGGCACTTGTGaaattatttctttatatattgtTGACTCTCTGGCTATTAGTGGAATAAATTATCATAAAGCATAAATGTCTACTTAGAAATATAGGAGTATTTATTACTGTTGTTTTTTTATCATCTCTAGCTTCCATTGTTTTTTCTATTTAGCAAAAAGAAATGTCTATTTAGAAATAGAGTATTTATTACTGTTGTTTTTTTATCATCTCTATTCTCTAGCTTCCATTGTTTTTTCTatttagcaaaaagaaagaagaaaaaatatctaGCTTCTATTTAGTAGAGGTCTAGCTTTCCGTTAATTTCACACTCTTATCAGTTATCTCCCTATATAAAACACAACTACCCCTCACATCATCACTTCAGAGTAAAAAGCATCTTATCATTCCTCTTCTTTCTTGATAATCATATCATTCCTCTTCTTTCTTGATCATTAGATGATCATCACCATCGTAATTATCATGATATTTATGATAATAACGTTGATCGTATCTCTTCTTCAACTTTTATCTGTTTCCTCGTTAGACCATGGATGTACTTTGGAATGCACAAGGATCTCACCGAAAAGAAGATTCCTTGAATACTAATGTTCCATTGGCATTATCCTTGCTGAgctttttttgttattttttataaaaaaaaaatattttgtttctactAAATTATCAATAgactttttatgttttaggtATTTTTTCTTGACCTTGCAAGGCTTATTAGTTTTgtattattcttttgttttctttgatttttggtcactttttgtattttcttttgtgtttttttgttctgtttatTCCTCCTGAGCTTTATGTAAATTTGATATTATCCCATAATTTCTCACTTGTTATGTTCTCTCATGAGTCTATCTATTGATCTGTAAATCTTTGTTTATATTAAGCCTAACAATATTATGTACACACCATTACATTTTAAGTGGCAAAGCCAAATTAATTATATCTGTTACAAcattttcaataattacaaaatgaaaattcaCCACCCCATTCAAAGAGCCAGTGCATATTTTTCTCCAAAAAAGTGGGAACAAAAATTTGTAAAGAAACGGGCGATTCCGTTAGCGTTAGCAAGTACTTCCACCGGTTGTACGACAATGTTTTTTGTTGCACTTTGTAACACAATGGTCAAGAGCAGAAAACAAATAACATTTTCCAACAGCCTCCAACGTCCATGGCATGAACCATAAAACGGATCTTGAATATGATCCATCCATTAACTGTCTTTGCGCGCGGTTCATCTACATCCAAGCCCCCGAGGCTGAGCCTTGGAGGAAAGTGATGGCAGCTAAGAGACCGAAACGATGTGATCCACTTTGAGTATTTGATTAACTGAGTGATGGGCTTATTAATTGAGTCAATTTGGAGCCTGTATTCTTGTAACTACTCGACccatttttcttaataactCATATGCATTCCAAATGAAACCATTCTGGAATTTAAAGAACAATAATGCCATAATGCAAGACATGAGGACCACAAACAGATACATCGAACATTAAACATTGCAAGGATGGATTGGCATGGACAGGATCAGTGGTTATGGCCTGGATATGGGTTCCTTGTCTCCTTTTCTCTGTCAAGCATTTTATCCAGACAACCTGTTTCATATTTTCTCCATCCTCAGagtttctttatatatgtattggCTTTGTATTTAATATAAGTCTGGATTGTTAATAAAGATGGTGCAGTGCAAGAAGGTGAAGCAACAAGGTCGCTTAGGACGAAAGGAGAAGCCTAAGTTTGGTGAAATTTGTATGCGAAGAAACCTGGGGATTCTGCGCAGGGTTGTACCAAGTTGTGAAGAGGTGGATGATGAGGAAGCCTTGATCCTCAAGTCAATTCAGCATCTCATGCTTCTCAAATCTCAGGTTACTTTACTGAGAACGCTAGCTGATGTTTGTTGAGTCTAAAAGAACGTAACTTctcaattttttgttttctgtttttgctTAAATGTTCTTAAGTTGTTATGCATTATGATATAAGATCTAAACGGAGAAAGATAAGAAACAGAGGAGATCAAATAAACATGCAAATTAGTTAACATTCAACAATCCAAATAAACAGAAATATTGGGTTTTTGTTGCTTAGGCCATGGGCTTCACACATCACATGTTATGTTACTTTTGAGTTATTATAAGAACAGTATTGTAAAAAGACCTTTCTATAACCCGTTATTTGGGCCCACTATAAGCCTAATTACTAACGTGAGTATCATGTCATTATAAGAACAGTAACGTAAAAAGACCTTTCTATAAACCTTTTTACGgcaatttcatttttttttcaaaactatgttCAGCTCGAGAAAACCTTTGAATGCCTCCGTTATGTTTCGGGAGGTCTACGCCCTACAGATACTGTTTACCTGAGACCGTCCCTTTGTTTGTAAGTAAGTCCTAACGCAAAGTTTGAATCCTAGACTAGGTTGCACGGGTACGCCACTTGGGTGCCGTCTCGCGTACCGGGTTCGCCGAGGGGACGGGGACATCTCCGAAACGCCTGGGAAACGTCCCCAACACATATGCCGTGAACCCGGGACGGCAAGACTAACCGGGGACGGGTTTAGTCTGAAACCGGAGACGTCTCGGGAACGTTTCTCTTGGAACGGAGACGTATCCGTTTGACTTTTGGTGTGACGATATGTAAATGTTTAACCattccatatttatttttaattgttttattctattaattctgaaAAAGTTAAAAGATGCACTAAAGAAAGTTGTTTATCAATAAACAACACGTGAGAAGTTCTTGTTTCTTTCTgattttagtgttttgatgttTAGGTTTGAAGTTTGATTCGGTTtgaattatatttcattaatacagttttctgatttttttctctGTATATGTTTTCTGTATACGAATATATGTGATTTCTTGTGTTGTTGATTTTACTTgttgtatcatattttttttttgtgatttcaGATTAAGAAGGTGAACTCTCAAACTGTAAATGTCATAacttatagatatttatatattttcctatATTTTGGTTGCCGTTTCTATGTCGTACCCGTATCTAAAAATTTTAAGTTTGCCGTTTCCCGTTCCCGTTCCCGTCCCCGTTTCCTGTACCCGTTCCCGTCCCAGGGCTGCTTAGATCCTATATTTTCCAGAGTGGTATCTTACTGATAGTTCCCTAATCAATTGCTGTTGAAATTGATATGGAAATGTAGCTAATTTAATCTCTGAATTTATAACATACGTCGGAAAGACACTTTTATATACAAAAGGTTCGTTTGGTAATTAATGCACAATCTAACAGGCCTTTTGCAAAATTTAACTGTAATGGCTACATATATACAAGAGTCAAGAGATTAGTTTGTAAAAAATAACATGTACGAGATGTTAGATGTTGAATTTCACGGCTCGGTAAAGTCTTAATGTATGACCCAATTAGTAACGAGTATCAGTGCATACCACATATAGTCAAATCCCAGAAACTGAGGTGATTAGTGAATCTAAAGTATACTGTTATAGAGTATCTTATAAGGAAGATTTCGAACCAGGTTTAGAATACGACACTCGTGCACTACAGAATCGCTGGAATCTCGCATATATATGTTTCCTAGACAAACAAAAGTGTCGTATCTTAAATTAAGAATTTAAGACCGTGGAGTGTCCAAGTCTTGTTTATTTGATAGCTGTTATTGTTATGGATCGAGTTGGTTAACGCCATATAATTTGTCTGAGTCTTTGTATCTTTGAACATGTCACTACTTGTTGACTGTCGAGAGCGACTATTAACATGGAAGAAGCTTCATTAATTAGACCGCATATATTCGTATATACATAGATTACCATTTAGTCAAAGTCAATTATAATCACCACCAAGCCTCACAATTAATTATGTCTTATTAGATATATGAAATTGTCTTGCAAAACCTGTGACTGTCTTCCACTTGGGCTTTGATCAGTTCGGGTACTTTACTTGTGGATGTTTGTAGAAATTACCAAGATATTTTCATCTTCAAAATTAGTTGTCGGACGCTCTATCAAGTCTGGATACACAATGCAAAATTAATATCATGAAACTTGTGTAGTGGCATTATGAGATATTGTTCGTATGGTATGGGTACCAGACACGCGGTCAAAGTTGCATGCATGTAAAAGACTACTCACAATTCACaataaaatacaatacaaatataaatccaCATAATTACATCAAATTATAGAGTAGGCATCTTAAAAAACGAGTAACCCAGAtcattaaattaagaaaatatatagagaaaataGACGTTTGTTCCACGATTATACCGTTGCTTTGTTTGTTTTAGCCACGTGAAAATGGTTATGGATCTCCGATCTAGAGACCACATAAAGAAGAAATACGACGAAGAAGTTGGAGTCTTGCTTGGAGTAGCAAAATGTGATCAGCCGTGAGACGGTAAAGTGTGTTACCGTCAACTTCATCTGAATAAATCCTTTCCGGAGCAACCATCTGCTGGAGACGGGTCATGAGCTTCCTCGAGCTCATATTAATTATTACTCTCTTTCTTCTCCGAACTTGAAGCCCTCTACACCTCATCTTTTTGCACACGGACGGTCTTCGTACGTCTACGATAACaaaatctagagagagagagtctgaTAGTTAGAGAGATGATATGTGGATTAAACAAGAGACGATGTGATTTTATAGATAAGTTGGATGAAGACACGAATAACTCTTTTCTGCCCAAAAAAAGAATACATGAATGACTCTCTCACGCTTGATGTACGATCAGCCCACGTGTGAGTGAAAATAGTAATGGATTTATCGTGGCGCGGATGTTATAACTTAAAATTGATGGAAACAAACTCATGATATTGTATCTTCTTCACACGCGATATCTACTGTAATACAACATTATTAGTCCGAGgaaaaaattaaacattgatTAGCTAGGACATTGGCTGATCCTATCTCAATTCTAAAACTATTTTGTCAGTAAATATATCCAAATAGCATGTAAATTGAAGTTCATGCTTTTCTCTTTCTTGTTCAACGAGAATTAGAAACTCTAATCAATACGATTTACATAGGCTCAACTCTTATCGCCATGTGAAATAAAATCATCTTTTCTAACAATATTTTCCTTTTcgctaaaaataaaattacacaagatattcaaaattaattagCTTGAGACTATTCTCTTAGTACACAAAAgctaaattaaaagaaatgtctcaacacattttaaatttaagCCTCGAAAACCTTTTCTTATACCAAGAGGTTCGGAGATGGATAATGTATTTTAAATCTGAACCATATTAGTATTAGTTTCTTCTTAACGATCAATTGTGTCTCcttttaagttcaaaaaaaaaaaaattgtgtattGCAAACATGTAAATTAGTATTGTAGAGTTATTATTGTTGTTCTGTTGATCCAATAATTAATGGGTAACTAATAAGTCATGCACAAACGACAAAGAACACAACCGTATTGACCAAAACCCATCCATGAGTGGATAGCAAAATTCGGAAGACTATATGAACGGTACACGTTCTACGCTTTGCCTCCACAGGCCAACCAACAAATAATTCTAATACTTACAAAAAAGCCTCATATTATTGATGATTACTGTTTCAACAACAAACTACGTTGTATGGGAAGATTTCGCATCAAAGTAGTATCGTACGTATAGTAGAGACTGTAGAACACTAGTCAACAGCGACTAGCGGATAACAATGACGAAAAATGCGACTAGATGAGATTTATTTCATAACCAATCAAAACTTGAATTCTCTTCTTCAATGTACGAACCCTAGCGATATCTATGATTATATAAGAAATTGAAAGGACACCATATAGAGAGGTACACTAGGTTGTGAACAGTTCCGCAACAAGTGGCTGCACTAATCTTCATCATAGATTCGCAGTATGTTGTAAGCAATTTGAAAATGGCTTAAATTCacaaattttatgaaataaaagcGCTACACGTAAGTCTAATATCGATCTTATCATCTTACAATCATGAAACAACAGTTTTAAACGTCCagaattacataaaaatataagagtATTAAGATATTGTAGTGTAAGTGTTTGTCGGCAATATATTCGTTACTACATAGGACATGGCCTCACTAGAAACAAAGGTTTTCGATCTAGGTTATATGTATCTTTTTTTGTCACTTATCTAGGGTTATATGTATAAATCGTTATAATCCCATTCTATTGCATCTGTGGTCGGGTGGTCAAGACGTTTCTTAGATCTTCAAGCTATCTGAGTTTGAATCCACACCACAGCAGATTTTCACAATGCCTGGCCACCGaagttttcacattttttttccGAAAAATGATTTACCAATTTTTTATTGTGCGCAAATGCGTGAGACAACTTGATCATGAAGACTTGAGTCTGGATGTTTATATGTGGTAAATTTGCAGAAATTTCCTCGACCAGGGCCTACTCATTTAAAGTTTAGCCAGACGCGTCGGCTAAAACCTAAATATATCTCGGAGGCTAGATCTTAAGCAAATGCCATTATCAGAAATGCTGTATTAATTTGGTTGAATTAGATCATCAAATCAGtcgatagatttttttttttttgaaacacatttATATTAAATCCCTAACCAAAGTTAGGTGGTGCCATTAAGGCGAGTTCAACAGATAGTGATTGTTTAGCTATTGCATCTGCAACAATATTTAACTCTCTGGGAATCCAAGAAAATGAAATAGATTCAAAAGAAGAAGCTAACAAGGCGATGTCCGTCATTACTCCATAAACACCAACCAAAGATTCCTTTGCGTTAATGGCTTTAATCAATATTGCAGAATCTGATTCACATTTGATGCGTGGGAGTCCCAACTCTTGGCACTTCAGAATGGCTTCACGGAGAGCGAGCGCCTCCGCCATTAACGGCGTCTTCACATAGTGAGCAACGGTCGAGCAAAGATTGAGCTCTGTTTTGTACTAATATTGTCAATCAGTCGATAGATGCATAGagaaaataacattattaataatGACAATATTCAAAAACGGCCGTATCTGCAATGAAGTGAGCTGAGCCCATGCATGTATGTCTCcttttacatataaaaagacACATTACGTCTTTTTCTTCGCTGAGTTGTTTTCCTCGCTTCTCTTGCTCATTCACATTTCATAATAGTACTTACAAAAGTAATTATCTACGAAATTACGATTTTGTGAGTCCACATACACGTGTGTCTATCTCTCTAGTCCCCAATAATACGATAGTCTCCGTTTTTCTCGGGGATTCATGTGCATGCTCCAATACGACTGTGTCATATAATAGACCTATCCCATTTGAGTATCAATAATTTTTCCATACGTCTCTCACAGCAATCGTCCTATCTTTTCAAATTCTGATAACTCTGTCTACTAGCTAGTTTTTGCATTATT
This genomic stretch from Raphanus sativus cultivar WK10039 chromosome 3, ASM80110v3, whole genome shotgun sequence harbors:
- the LOC108845520 gene encoding uncharacterized protein LOC108845520 gives rise to the protein MDWHGQDQWLWPGYGFLVSFSLSSILSRQPMVQCKKVKQQGRLGRKEKPKFGEICMRRNLGILRRVVPSCEEVDDEEALILKSIQHLMLLKSQVTLLRTLADVC
- the LOC108846116 gene encoding uncharacterized protein LOC108846116; this encodes MRCRGLQVRRRKRVIINMSSRKLMTRLQQMVAPERIYSDEVDGNTLYRLTADHILLLQARLQLLRRISSLCGL